From the Manis javanica isolate MJ-LG chromosome 13, MJ_LKY, whole genome shotgun sequence genome, one window contains:
- the LOC108393269 gene encoding uncharacterized protein isoform X7 — protein sequence MLETFQNLASVGKNWEELSIEDLHKDQGRHLRNYVVERLYKSNGPCGEGSSQIPNLSLCQKTLTGVKQHEHSAFDTRYRPCQCQQCRQAYSRRPHPRAHVRTHNGERSYVCKLCGKTFLRTSSLGRHVRSHTAKKTYRCQQCEKAFIDFSSLSSHVRTHTGEKPYKCKECGKAFSYSSTFRRHTITHTGEKPHKCKECGEAFSYSSTFRRHVISHTGETPHKCKECGEAFSYSSAFRRHMITHTGKKPYECKQCGKAFIYVQSFRRHERIHTGEKPYECSQCGKAFIHPQSFRRHQRIHSGEKPYECSHCGKAFSHPSSFQGHLRLHTGEKPYKCQQCGKTFNWPISLRKHMRTHTREKPYECKQCGKAFNLSACFQDHVRMRPGDEAFECKLCGKAFYCHTSLQKHMRRHTAEKLYECKQCGKAFSWPELLQQHVRTHTTGKPHECKECGKVFKWPSSVPIHMRIHTGEKPYDCKQCGKAFRFSSSFRRHVRTHTTEKHSLCHAGNAASGEFMPSAPESSHQERNL from the exons ATGCTGGAGACCTTCCAGAACCTGGCCTCTGTGG GAAAAAATTGGGAAGAACTTAGCATTGAAGATCTCCACAAAGACCAGGGGAGACACCTCAG AAATTACGTGGTGGAGAGACTCTATAAAAGTAATGGTCCATGTGGGGAGGGCTCTAGTCAGATTCCCAATCTCAGCCTGTGCCAGAAAACTCTGACTGGAGTAAAACAACACGAGCACAGTGCATTTGACACTCGATACAGACCATGCCAGTGTCAGCAGTGCCGGCAGGCCTACAGTCGTCGTCCACACCCAAGAGCACATGTGAGAACCCACAATGGAGAGAGATCCTATGTGTGTAAATTATGTGGGAAAACCTTTCTTCGTACTTCTTCCCTCGGCCGGCATGTAAGAAGTCACACGGCGAAGAAAACCTACAGGTGTCAGCAGTGTGAGAAAGCCTTCATTGATTTCTCCAGTCTCAGCAGCCATGTGAGAACTCACACAGGCGAGAAGCCCTACAAATGCAAGgagtgtgggaaggccttcagcTACTCCTCCACATTCCGGAGGCACACGATCACTCACACTGGGGAGAAGCCCCACAAATGCAAGGAGTGTGGGGAGGCCTTCAGCTACTCCTCCACATTCCGGCGACATGTGATATCACACACCGGGGAGACACCCCataaatgtaaggaatgtggggaAGCCTTCAGTTACTCCTCAGCTTTTCGAAGGCACATGATCACACACACTGGGAAGAAGCCCTATGAGTGTAAAcagtgtgggaaagccttcattTATGTCCAGTCCTTTCGAAGGCATGAAAGGATTCACACTGGGGAGAAGCCCTATGAATGTAGCcagtgtgggaaagccttcattCATCCCCAGTCCTTTCGAAGGCATCAAAGGATTCACAGTGGAGAGAAGCCCTATGAATGTAGCCACTGTGGGAAGGCTTTCAGCCACCCCTCATCCTTCCAAGGACACCTGCGTTTGCACACTGGGGAGAAACCCTACAAGTGCCAGCAATGCGGGAAGACCTTCAACTGGCCCATATCCTTACGAAAACACATGCGTACCCACACCAGAGAGAAGCCCTATGAATGCAAGcagtgtgggaaggccttcaaCTTGTCGGCTTGCTTTCAAGACCATGTGAGGATGCGTCCCGGAGATGAAGCATTTGAATGCAAGCTGTGTGGAAAAGCTTTCTATTGCCACACATCCTTACAAAAACACATGAGAAGGCACACTGCAGAGAAGCTCTATGAGTGCAAgcagtgtgggaaagccttcagctGGCCTGAACTTTTGCAGCAGCATGTGCGGACACACACCACAGGGAAGCCCCATGAATGCAAGGAATGTGGGAAAGTCTTCAAGTGGCCCTCATCCGTGCCAATTCACATGAGGATTCATACGGGAGAGAAACCCTACGACTGCAAGCAGTGCGGGAAGGCCTTCAgattttcctcctccttcagaAGACATGTAAGAACACACACTACAGAAAAACACAGCCTGTGTCATGCAGGAAATGCTGCTTCTGGTGAATTCATGCCCAGTGCCCCAGAAAGCTCACATCAGGAGAGAAATCTTTGA